The sequence below is a genomic window from Perca fluviatilis chromosome 13, GENO_Pfluv_1.0, whole genome shotgun sequence.
gtgGGGAGGTGAAGAGGCGAGGCCCTGGTGGCGTTGTGAGGCGACGCCTGGGTTGGTCTGGAGGGGGCTAGGGACGCCGACGCTGCGAGGGAGGGCAACCTGTGAATGGTAGCCAGGGCTGTGGGGCTAAGGAGCTGGGGTACGCCCTGCTGGCAGCCGGCCAGGGGGCCGAGGCGGAGGGAGGCAGGTGACGGGTAGCTCCCTATCAGGGCCAGATCCCTTCGCCCCCCACTGGGGAAAGGAGGTGAGGAGGAGGCTGGTGAGCTGGGGGAGATCTGAGGGAAGGACGCCCACGGCCACGGAGGAAATGGCAGGGCGGAGGCCGGGGGCGACTGTAGGAGAAGGGGGTCGAGCTCACTTGCACAGTGGGAAAGGTGGGAGACCAGACGGGCTCCTATAGGGTCCGGGGAATCCCCATCAAGGGAGCTGAGGTATCGCACCACCTCTCCAACGCACTCCCTAAAGCCCAACGTCCTGTAGTCGACCGCCAGGGCCCTCGCATCAAagtaacctgagagagagaaagagagcgtaGTCGTACAATGAATGATAGTATTGGAATATAATTACCGTACACGCTGCTTGCTTTATCTTGTCCAAAAGAAAGGACAATGTATCATTATAATGTCTACTTTTTGATTGGGTTGTTGATATATTGCAGCATTATTCCAAGGGCTTTCATGTGTCCATGTTCCTACAGAAGCGGAAAGAGCTAGAAAGTGAAGTGGTTTTGCGAGCACCAATCTCGGAAGTCTCACCTTTTCCTCCCATGGCATGCAGGAGTTTGAGGTGGTCCACGGTCATCTGCAGGATCTCTGCTTTCTCCAGCTTAGATGAACCCTGCAGGAGAAATGAGCAACATTTTGACCCTGTGTAATCCGAATTTGATGAAGCCGGTTTGTTAAACCTCTGCTGTTAAAGTAGAATGGTTTGAATTGATCGTGGATGTATCAGCGGGTCACCTGTTTCTCGAAAGCACTGGGCACCAGCCTCCTGAGCTCCGACAGGCTGTGGTTGATCCGGTCTCTGCGCCTCTTCTCTATGATCTACGCAACAAGAAGAGCAGAGGGCCAGTCAGGGCCAACCAAAACAACAGGACTAAAAAGATTAAGATCCAAGGCTATAATCCACTCAcccctcttctcttctttcgAGCCAGAATCTGTGAGGCGCTGCCTGGAGACATGGACCCGGTGACTGGGCTGTACCatcgagatagagagagagagagaagagagagagagagagagagagagaagaaggacATGGGAGGATGGTATTGGCACAGAGAGAAACATGTTAACTTTGATTCTCCTgcatattgttattattacccTCCCTAATATGACACAGAGGCAGGATGGCACATCAGCTCCCTTCAATCTAATTTGTTTTTTGGGCACAGAACAGCATCGGAGTGGCCGGGAGAGGAGGGAAGACGAGATTGTTTTTGGTTTAATGCGTTTCTGGACATTAGTCTCAGTGAAATGACATGCTGTTCTCCTTTCCATCTGAGCGAAAGCACTTTTAGAAAGATGATTACATAGCCTCAGGGTGATGCTTTTGCTCGCATGGGGCTCCAGCATGCAGCATGGGATCTGAGCTCCTCCGAGTACAGTCACTCAATATggattgtgtttgtttgtacagGGCTGAAAGAGCCTGACAGCTCAGAGTTCCCTGAAAACGTCCCCACCAAAGACTCGTGTTTCTATTAGATTTTAACATTAAGGCTGCCAATTtagctgtgtgtttttgtttagctTTGATGTTTGATGGGGCTGACTTGAAAGGGCGGCACTGTCTTCTGTTTGCATGTCAAATGGCAATTTGATTTATCCAAACCGTCTTTAGTGTTACTGTGAATGTGTTTTCATATATACTGTAGGGATGCACCGTTACTAAAAACACTCTGATGAAGAGTGTATTTGTAACATTTCTGTAATTCCTGACGCCAAATTTGACTAATTCACCTAAAAAGCGAATTGCTATAATGGCTTGTAACTAGTGTGTGCAGTGTTAGGAGTCAACTTCACTGCTTATCAGACGTTTTCCACAACACTGAAACAAGTTCTACATAATAGACTGCAGTTAACAGCTTGGCATTGTAGGTCACTTTTGCATTTAAAGGCTCAAATGATTGTTTTCCtgtcaaaattttttttttgtagtttttgcattttttatctTAATCCTTTTATAACTCCATATATTTAACTGTGTGAATAATGAACAACCTATCATTAATTGTACAATAGGAATTTGTGGCACTCAATATAACTCAACAAAGCTCAAAAGAATAATTCACTTTTAGCCTTTCGAAATATCAGCatttttaacacttcattaaGTCTAAAATAAAGCAAAATGGTTGTATGTCATATATTGaagtataataaaataatgtcaGTGTGCCTCAAATATTCCTGCAAAATAACTCCTCAGTATTTTTGATGTGGGGTCGTCCTTTACAATTGTTTTCTTGTTTATCTGACagtttggttgttgttttttatgcaACATGCAAAGAAGGAAGGTAAACATGTCATATTGCTacattacaattatttttttttaattagaaaCAAGcagaaaattaaaacaattacaTAAAATGCGAATCTTGACTTAGaagactaaataaaaaagtaatctgATGATATGTTCTTTATTAAATGCATTTATTGATTTAATTTTCAAATGATAAGTGCAAGAAAACCCTTGTCTCCATGGTCCAGACATGACAGGCCTTGCATCATTTTGAACCTGTACCTATTGTAATGCACGTCATGTGTGCAATGATGATTACAGATCTCTGCATTTACTCACATGGGCTTCATTTAGAGGGGAAATGCAACAAAATAATATTTGCTGCCAGAGGCCTGAAGTTAAACTGACAGCTCAGCTTTGTTGGAAGGTGTTTGACTTAAATACATTtatcaaacattttaaacattgaAGCGCAATGCAGAAAACTTTGAAGAGTAGGAAATCACAAATTCTGTACCATTGCTTTATAAACCACATCAGCTTCTGAGACTTAAATCCTGAAAGTTTTCCTGCAGTCTTTCAACTTGTCTGCAATTTTGTGCATGGCAGCAAGTGTCGAAATGCTTTTAAAGCCCACAGCTCACTGCCAAGTATGTTTAGAGAAAATCTGTCTTTAGCTTCTAATTTCAGCAGAATGTGCGCCATGTCATTTTCCTTTTAAAGTGGGATTGGAGGGCATGTGTTACCACCTCAGGTGTGGTTGGCGGATGCTCACCAATAGCCGTCTTCTTGTCCCACGTCAATAAACTCGTCTGTGTCCGAGTCTGGGGAGCTGTAGTCGTGAGGTCTCTTCATGTCTGTGCCTCTTCCTCACTGGCTGGACTgatggatggacggatggatggatagatgatgGACTGATGGACTTGGGGGATCTTGTcggcagctctctctctctctctctctctctctctctctgctgcgtGGACGCAACACTCTGAAGACTGTCTCCCCTGTGGAAGAGGCGCTCACCCTGTGTGTCCCCtcactctctgtttctcttgCGCTGTTACTTATAAAAGTCTTGTCGTCCTTAGTTACTTCTTGTCACTTGCGtgttttgtttagtttgtttCTTCATGTGtctcctgtcctgtcctctgtGAGTCAGCAGTGCCACTCGATCGACCCCCAAGGGCCCATGACAACTAAGAAAATTCACAAGCTGCTTTAGTCTTTTACTCTGTCACTGGCACCCAATCGtagtctctcgctctctctctctctctctctctctctctctctcggttaTTTCTCTCTTGGctgcctctctctgtcacaGCCACCCAATGACAAAATAGGATTTTGGCAGTTGGGGCAGGGTTGCCAGTTTTGGCTCCCCCCGCCTCTTCTCCctgtccctcctccctccctttaATCTGGCCTTGCCCAGCTTGtcactctccctccccctcagCCCCATCTTTCCACCCCCACCCAACCCCCCCTTTGCTCAGTCATCCTCAGTCAATTAGCCTCCAATCTCATCCTGCTTTCCTTCCTTGCTTCTTTCTATCCTGCTTTCTTTCTATTTCTGCTCTTTTAATTACATTGCTGTGTAGAACAATGGCAGCAGGAGGGAGCGAGGTGAGGAGTGTGGGAATGATGGACTGTGAAAACACTCCATCATCCACAGGGGAGTGTGTGGCAGTGCATAAAGCTTGACTCTCACACAATCGCACAGGTGACTTGGAGAGTGGAGTtattgaacttgtttttgggagCGAGTGTGAGAGACAAACAGCAAAAGCAAAAACGCTACTGCAGTGATACAAAAGGGTAACCTATGACCCCTCTAGACAGCTGTCAGTGATCAGCAAAGAACCACAATATGAAGAAAAATAAGAAGATTGTGCTTATTTTTCCCTCTACCACAAACAGTACTTCATATTGCTTTTAATACGCCTGACTAAAATGTAAAATCATTTAAACCAGTCAGCCGTATACCCCAAAGCCCTATCAGATGAGCTCAAGTACTCTTTGATCAGCACTGAGGGGTCAAGAGAGGAATCAGCCCAGTGAGTGTCCGAACATCTGGGTCCTTCACTGGACAAGATAGCATTCTCTGTACGctcacacacgcatacacacttacacactcacacacacacacacacacacacacacacacacacacacacacacacggctccttGCAACACCCAGCACATGGTTCCGCTGCCACCGTGGGAAGATTGCTGGTACAGATTGCCATGGAAACACGAGGCCCAGGCGCCCGTTGTTAGGAGCGATGCCGGGCTGACCCAGcggtgtgtgcatatgtgtgtgtgtgtgaaagacggAGCGAGGCCAAGTGGCATGCCCCCTTCCACACAATGCCCAGCTGAGCGTGTCTCTTCCTGCCTGGCAGACTGGAAGGGTGTGTTAGTTGGAACATACCACAATGCATGAGTGCCCGAGATCTTTGTGTAATTTGTTTTCTGAACAAGTAAATTCTTGATGTACTTATTTTTGGTCCCGTAAGTCAAGGAGCTTTTGTATATAAAAGCAGGTATACATAtactgattgatttttttttcttactccagatgttt
It includes:
- the heyl gene encoding hairy/enhancer-of-split related with YRPW motif-like protein, whose amino-acid sequence is MKRPHDYSSPDSDTDEFIDVGQEDGYCPVTGSMSPGSASQILARKKRRGIIEKRRRDRINHSLSELRRLVPSAFEKQGSSKLEKAEILQMTVDHLKLLHAMGGKGYFDARALAVDYRTLGFRECVGEVVRYLSSLDGDSPDPIGARLVSHLSHCASELDPLLLQSPPASALPFPPWPWASFPQISPSSPASSSPPFPSGGRRDLALIGSYPSPASLRLGPLAGCQQGVPQLLSPTALATIHRLPSLAASASLAPSRPTQASPHNATRASPLHLPTPSSSSSSPSTSSSSSISSSSAPLQVSFRPFAPLGSPTAQSRGLSGAAKAAQGWGTEIGAF